The proteins below are encoded in one region of Kazachstania africana CBS 2517 chromosome 6, complete genome:
- the PMA1 gene encoding H(+)-exporting P2-type ATPase PMA1, protein MSDIESTQNEKPPKNHVVDSESDEEDDIDALIEELQSNHGDVNDDADGSDDEQHAAGSARLVPEEMLQTDPSFGLTSDEVARRRKKFGLNQMSEENESLIVKFLMFFIGPIQFVMEAAAILAAGLSDWVDFGVICALLLLNAGVGFIQEYQAGSIVDELRKTLANVAVVIRNGQLVEIPANEVVPGDILQLEDGTIIPADGRVVTEDCFLQVDQSAITGESLAVDKHYGDQCFSSSTVKTGEAFMVVTATGDNTFVGRAAALVNQASGGQGHFTEVLNGIGVILLVLVIVTLLLVWTASFYRTNGIVRILRYTLGITIVGVPVGLPAVVTTTMAVGAAYLAKKQAIVQKLSAIESLAGVEILCSDKTGTLTKNKLSLHEPYTVEGVSPDDLMLTACLAASRKKKGLDAIDRAFLKALAQYPKAKGALTKYKVLEFHPFDPVSKKVTAVVESPEGERIVCVKGAPLFVLKTVEEDHPIPEDIHENYENKVAELASRGFRALGVARKRGEGHWEILGVMPCMDPPRDDTAETVNEARRLGLRVKMLTGDAVGIAKETCRQLGLGTNIYNAERLGLGGGGDMPGSELADFVENADGFAEVFPQHKYKVVEILQNRGYLVAMTGDGVNDAPSLKKADTGIAVEGATDAARSAADIVFLAPGLSAIIDALKTSRQIFHRMYAYVVYRIALSLHLEIFLGLWIAILNNSLDINLIVFIAIFADVATLAIAYDNAPYSQKPVSWNLPRLWGMSIILGIILAIGSWITLTTMFLPKGGIIQNFGAMNGIMFLQISLTENWLIFITRAVGPFWSSIPSWQLAGAVFAVDVIATMFTLFGWWSENWTDIVTVTRVWIWSVGIFCVLGGAYYMMSESEAFDRLMNGKPMKEEKSTRSIEDFLTAMTRVSTQHEKEN, encoded by the coding sequence ATGTCTGATATTGAATCAACACAAAACGAAAAACCTCCAAAGAATCATGTCGTCGATTCTGAatcagatgaagaagacgatATCGATGCTTTAATCGAGGAATTACAATCCAACCACGGTGATGTCAATGATGACGCCGATGGTAGCGACGACGAACAACACGCCGCCGGTTCTGCCAGACTAGTCCCTGAAGAAATGCTTCAAACTGACCCATCTTTCGGTTTAACTTCTGACGAAGTCGctagaagaagaaagaaattcggtttaaatcaaatgtctgaagaaaatgaatctTTAATCGTCAAATTCTTAATGTTCTTCATCGGTCCAATTCAATTCGTTATGGAAGCTGCTGCTATCTTAGCTGCCGGTCTTTCCGATTGGGTCGATTTCGGTGTTATCTGTGCTCTTCTATTATTAAATGCCGGTGTCGGTTTCATCCAAGAATATCAAGCCGGTTCCATTGTCGACGAATTAAGAAAAACTTTGGCTAACGTTGCTGTTGTCATCAGAAACGGCCAATTGGTTGAAATTCCAGCCAACGAAGTCGTTCCAGGTGATATCCTACAATTAGAAGATGGTACTATTATTCCAGCTGATGGTAGAGTTGTCACTGAAGATTGTTTCCTACAAGTTGATCAATCTGCTATTACTGGTGAATCTTTAGCTGTCGACAAACATTATGGTGATCAATGTTTCTCCTCTTCCACTGTCAAGACTGGTGAAGCCTTCATGGTTGTCACTGCCACTGGTGATAACACTTTCGTCGGTAGAGCTGCTGCTTTAGTTAACCAAGCTTCTGGTGGTCAAGGTCATTTCACTGAAGTCTTAAACGGTATCGGTGTCATTCTTTTAGTCCTTGTTATTGTCACTTTATTATTAGTCTGGACCGCTTCTTTCTACAGAACTAACGGTATCGTTAGAATCTTAAGATACACTCTAGGTATTACCATTGTCGGTGTTCCAGTAGGTTTACCAGCTGTCGTTACCACTACCATGGCTGTCGGTGCTGCTTACTTAGCTAAGAAGCAAGCCATTGTCCAAAAATTATCCGCTATTGAATCCTTAGCTGGTGTCGAAATCTTATGTTCCGATAAAACTGGTACTTTAACCAAGAACAAGTTATCCTTACATGAACCATACACTGTCGAAGGTGTCAGTCCAGATGATTTAATGTTAACTGCTTGTCTTGCTGCTTCcagaaagaagaagggTTTAGATGCCATTGACAGAGCTTTCTTAAAGGCTTTAGCTCAATATCCAAAGGCCAAGGGTGCTTTAACCAAGTACAAGGTCCTTGAATTCCACCCATTCGACCCTGTCTCCAAGAAGGTCACTGCCGTTGTTGAATCCCCAGAAGGTGAAAGAATCGTCTGTGTCAAAGGTGCTCCATTATTCGTCTTAAAGACTGTCGAAGAAGACCACCCAATCCCAGAAGATATTCATGAAAACTACGAAAATAAGGTTGCTGAATTAGCCTCAAGAGGTTTCAGAGCTTTAGGTGTTGCTAGAAAGAGAGGTGAAGGTCACTGGGAAATCTTAGGTGTTATGCCATGTATGGATCCACCAAGAGACGATACTGCCGAAACTGTTAATGAAGCTAGAAGATTAGGTTTAAGAGTTAAGATGTTAACTGGTGATGCTGTTGGTATTGCTAAGGAAACTTGTAGACAATTAGGTTTAGGTACCAACATTTACAACGCCGAAAGATTAGGTTtaggtggtggtggtgaCATGCCAGGTTCTGAATTAGCcgattttgttgaaaatgcCGATGGTTTTGCTGAAGTTTTCCCACAACACAAATACAAGGTCGTTGAAATCTTACAAAACAGAGGTTACTTAGTTGCTATGACTGGTGATGGTGTTAACGATGCCCCATCTTTAAAGAAGGCTGATACTGGTATTGCTGTCGAAGGTGCTACTGATGCTGCTAGATCTGCCGCTGATATTGTTTTCTTAGCCCCAGGTTTATCTGCTATTATTGACGCTTTAAAGACTTCCAGACAAATTTTCCACAGAATGTACGCTTACGTTGTTTACCGTATCGCTTTATCCTTACATTTAGAAATCTTCTTAGGTTTATGGATTGCTATCTTAAACAACTCCTTAGACATTAACTTAATTGTTTTCATTGCTATTTTCGCTGATGTTGCCACTTTAGCCATTGCTTACGATAATGCTCCATACTCTCAAAAGCCAGTCAGCTGGAACTTACCAAGATTATGGGGTATGTCTATTATCTTAGGTATTATTTTAGCTATCGGTTCCTGGATTACTTTAACCACCATGTTCTTACCAAAGGGTGGTATTATCCAAAACTTCGGTGCTATGAACGGTATCATGTTCTTACAAATTTCCTTAACTGAAAATTGGTTGATTTTCATCACCAGAGCTGTTGGTCCATTCTGGTCTTCTATCCCATCTTGGCAATTAGCTGGTGCTGTCTTCGCTGTCGATGTCATTGCCACCATGTTTACCTTATTCGGCTGGTGGTCTGAAAACTGGACCGACATTGTTACTGTCACCCGTGTCTGGATCTGGTCCGTCGGTATTTTCTGTGTCCTAGGTGGTGCTTACTACATGATGTCTGAATCCGAAGCTTTCGACAGATTGATGAACGGTAAGCCAATGAAGGAAGAAAAGTCTACGAGATCcattgaagatttcttgACTGCAATGACCAGAGTCTCCACTCAACacgaaaaagaaaactaa
- the KAFR0F03380 gene encoding plasma-membrane proton-efflux P-type ATPase (similar to Saccharomyces cerevisiae PMA1 (YGL008C); ancestral locus Anc_4.115), producing MPAEVAQKYPEKQAQSDIESEEDIDALIDELQSDQDVEKEAYEEEGTSHARGSARPVPEEMLQTDPSLGLTTEEATRRRKKFGLNQMSEERESLMVKFLLYFVGPIQFVMEAAAILAAGLSDWVDFGVILGLLMLNACVGFIQEYQAGSIVAELKKTLANIAVGIRDGQVIEIPANEVVPGDILQLEDGSIIPADGRLITEECFLQVDQSAITGESLAVEKHYGDQAFSSSTVKTGEAFMVVTATGDNTFVGRAAALVSQATVGQGHFTEVLNGIGVILLVLVILTLLLVWSASFYRTDGIVMILRFTLGITIIGVPVGLPVVVTTTMAVGAAYLAKKKAIVQKLSAIESLAGVEILCSDKTGTLTKNKLSLHEPYTVEGVSPDDLMLTACLASSRKRKGLDAIDKAFLKALTQYPKAKNLLSKYKVLEFQPFDPVSKKITAVVESPEGEKIVCVKGAPLFVLKTVEEDHPVPEEIHEDYENKVAELASRGFRALGVARKRGEGRWEILGVMPCMDPPRDDTSATIAEARRLGLRVKMLTGDAIGIAKETSRQLGLGVNIYNAEKLGLGGGGDMPGSELADFVENADGFAEVFPQHKYKVVEILQNRGYLVAMTGDGVNDAPSLKKADTGIAVEGATDAARSAADIVFLAPGLSAIIDALKTSRQIFHRMYAYVVYRIALSLHLEIFFGFWIAILNHSLDINLIVFIAIFADVATLAIAYDNAPYSQKPVKWNLPRLWGISIILGFLLAVGSWITLTTMFLPKGGIIQNFGSIDGVMFLQISLTENWLIFVTRAAGPFWSSMPSWQLTGAVLVVDIIATMFCLFGWFSQNWTDIVTVVRIWIWSIGVFCVLGGAYYILSESVAFDRLMNGRPLREKKEVRSIEDFMTAMTRVSTQHEKEAQ from the coding sequence ATGCCAGCAGAAGTTGCACAAAAGTATCCTGAAAAGCAAGCTCAGTCTGATATAGAGTCAGAAGAGGATATTGATGCGCTAATAGATGAGTTGCAGTCGGACCAAGACGTAGAGAAGGAGGCCTATGAAGAGGAAGGCACCTCTCATGCACGAGGATCTGCTAGACCCGTGCCTGAAGAGATGCTTCAAACTGATCCTTCACTTGGTTTGACAACGGAAGAAGCTAcgagaagaagaaagaaattcgGTTTAAATCAAATGTCTGAAGAGCGTGAATCCCTAATGGTTAAATTCTTACTGTACTTCGTTGGTCCAATTCAATTCGTTATGGAAGCTGCTGCTATCTTAGCTGCCGGTCTTTCCGATTGGGTCGATTTCGGTGTTATCCTGGGTCTCCTAATGCTGAATGCATGTGTTGGTTTCATCCAAGAATATCAAGCTGGCTCGATCGTTGCTGAACTGAAAAAAACTCTAGCAAACATTGCTGTCGGTATCAGAGACGGTCAAGTCATAGAAATTCCGGCAAATGAAGTAGTTCCAGGCGATATATTACAACTTGAAGATGGTAGTATCATTCCTGCAGATGGTCGTTTGATTACGGAGGAATGTTTTTTACAGGTAGATCAATCTGCTATTACCGGTGAATCCCTAGCCGTCGAGAAACATTACGGTGACCAGGCTTTCTCCTCATCCACTGTCAAGACTGGTGAAGCCTTCATGGTTGTCACTGCCACTGGCGATAATACTTTTGTCGGCAGAGCTGCCGCATTAGTAAGTCAAGCTACTGTTGGTCAAGGTCACTTCACTGAAGTCTTAAATGGTATCGGTGTTATTCTTTTGGTCCTTGTCATACTGACATTATTACTAGTGTGGTCCGCAAGTTTCTACAGAACGGATGGAATTGTCATGATTTTGAGATTTACTCTAGGTATTACAATCATTGGTGTCCCTGTTGGGTTGCCCGTAGTTGTTACGACTACTATGGCGGTTGGTGCAGCGTATTTGGCTAAAAAAAAGGCTATTGTTCAAAAACTGTCTGCCATTGAGTCATTGGCAGgagttgaaattttatgtTCTGACAAGACAGGCACTTTAACGAAGAACAAGCTCTCATTGCACGAACCATACACAGTAGAAGGTGTAAGTCCAGATGATTTGATGTTAACCGCCTGTTTGGCTTCATCCAGGAAAAGAAAGGGCCTGGATGCAATTGACAAAGCCTTTTTAAAGGCTTTAACTCAATATCCTAAGGCAAAGAACTTGTTATCCAAATATAAAGTTTTAGAATTTCAACCATTCGATCCTGTATCCAAGAAGATTACAGCAGTTGTCGAATCTCCAGAAggtgaaaaaattgtctGTGTCAAAGGTGCACCTTTATTTGTCTTAAAGactgttgaagaagatcaTCCAGTACCTGAAGAAATACATGAAGATTATGAGAATAAAGTTGCCGAATTAGCCTCAAGAGGTTTCAGAGCTTTAGGTGTTGCCAGGAAAAGAGGTGAGGGCAGATGGGAAATCCTAGGTGTAATGCCATGTATGGATCCACCAAGAGATGACACCTCAGCCACAATTGCTGAAGCTAGAAGGTTAGGCTTAAGAGTCAAGATGTTAACCGGTGATGCTATCGGTATCGCCAAGGAAACATCAAGACAGCTTGGATTGGGTGTGAATATCTATAATGCGGAAAAATTAGGTCTAGGTGGCGGCGGCGACATGCCAGGCTCTGAATTAGCCGACTTTGTAGAGAATGCAGACGGTTTTGCTGAAGTCTTTCCTCAGCACAAATACAAGGTCGTTGAAATCTTACAAAACAGAGGTTACTTAGTTGCTATGACTGGTGATGGTGTTAACGATGCCCCATCTTTAAAGAAGGCTGATACTGGTATTGCCGTCGAAGGCGCTACTGATGCTGCTAGATCTGCCGCTGATATTGTTTTCTTAGCCCCAGGTTTATCTGCTATTATTGACGCTTTAAAGACTTCCAGACAAATTTTCCACAGAATGTACGCTTACGTTGTTTACCGTATCGCTTTATCCTTAcatttggaaatattttttggattttgGATTGCTATATTGAATCATTCACTGGATATCAATTTGATCGTTTTCATTGCTATTTTTGCTGATGTTGCCACTTTAGCCATTGCTTACGATAATGCTCCATACTCTCAAAAACCTGTCAAGTGGAATTTACCAAGACTATGGGGTATATCTATCATCTTGGGTTTCTTATTAGCGGTAGGTTCCTGGATTACTTTAACCACAATGTTTCTACCTAAAGGTGGTataatccaaaattttggtTCAATCGATGGTGTTATGTTTTTGCAGATTTCTCTTACCGAAAATTGGCTGATTTTCGTAACTAGGGCTGCTGGGCCATTTTGGTCTTCTATGCCATCATGGCAGTTAACTGGTGCAGTTCTTGTTGTTGATATTATTGCTACAATGTTTTGTCTCTTCGGTTGGTTCTCACAGAATTGGACTGATATTGTAACAGTTGTGCGTATTTGGATATGGTCTATTGGTGTCTTCTGCGTCTTAGGTGGTGCATATTACATCTTGTCAGAATCAGTGGCCTTCGATAGATTGATGAACGGTAGACCACTcagagaaaagaaagaagtcAGATCTATAGAAGATTTCATGACCGCAATGACTCGAGTATCTACCCAGCATGAAAAAGAGGCCCAATGA
- the KAFR0F03400 gene encoding uncharacterized protein: MLKCSGTQPCSTCKALYSACVYSARGLDEQNGKTRNHSLAYSSSNSTNSMSRSNSFASLQQFISTIKSPVNGVDIPLVIKGDDALYQNDEEFQAKINTLHSSLNRLKSGTRQSSNITRLINQIERHLDDLITKWQPKINQEKLSRAQEKDSRSYETLLLKNKYTDKIHLTRYAIFSGSSSTFQSQNNKNNPLVDEMFGLYSPFQLFSFQGIGYSCQEFLKKSKLETISKEAKELIYLILRLFDMVFAHISEGKISVVHPLENYFKSKKINLPSNDMGLTYSSESNGGAFETKSLVTYLLNELPENFIQASSGIPLKSLLEMLGDNFAMFKIILNMYYALRTEFDKFMVDMTSTLKSSPTYVFSSEENERLLMYLKQEEIIKTLSYTYFNCTLYTFFSSLGNFDYLEELLRFISIKAWSRDHFSMGPILEFAIDKAIQTGLSRWEFYVGLDEEVAERRRKIWWSLFCKEKRLALKLGSPSKVNDSLVNCLLPKCFRDAGFLDSREFLENVNHVSRNSVFDSMDITNLAMYGEAASLLISSRCSEDILFSERYTSIRNSSQPPLVKIKLFEEIIVKVNEVKCQLLAVKNQTSRLLDIVLSSNQSVQELLPREEFDAAVSTTLLYEYIFVRIVSSVDNLEARLASKPYTQFQSAYVQNSYNEILASWRKMSSMLLNIKDNYTCSKFFFIYCTATVLVMNKSIDLSEKMTVEDIFSLLRICDKFRGFRIFTSNEQEKQISESVFFKEFCRSVSCIVLAARLAVLRYCKANKFAAETLIKEFQDRWPELAVVPGEVMNTKSKAYKYLLKPVEQSGFHLKVRKMLEANFNDSKNLEQKNHSESVGQLSSPNEDIALKDTKSNKGNAARTISSTRSASFNPSIDCLMNSNTNENTGFESDATYQAQEKMNPLELNTDFSSFNLGTLDEFVNTDMESLYNVLWSDLYPDAF; encoded by the coding sequence ATGCTTAAATGCTCAGGAACCCAACCCTGTAGTACATGCAAGGCTCTGTACAGTGCGTGTGTGTACTCTGCAAGAGGTTTAGATGAACAAAATGGAAAGACGAGAAATCACTCATTAGCTTATTCAAGTTCCAACAGTACTAATAGTATGTCGAGAAGTAACAGCTTTGCTTCATTACAGCAGTTTATATCTACGATCAAGTCACCTGTAAATGGGGTAGATATTCCACTTGTTATCAAAGGTGATGATGCATTATAccaaaatgatgaagaatttcaGGCAAAGATAAACACTCTCCATTCCTCTTTAAATCGTTTGAAATCAGGCACTAGACAAAGCAGTAACATTACCAGGCTTATTAACCAAATTGAAAGACACTTGGACGATCTTATTACAAAATGGCAGCCTAAGATAAATCAAGAGAAGCTAAGCAGAGCGCAAGAAAAGGATTCTCGATCTTACGAAACacttttattgaaaaacaagTATACAGATAAGATACATTTGACCCGATATGCCATATTTTCAGGCTCATCTTCAACTTTCCAAAGTCagaataataaaaataaccCTTTAGTAGATGAAATGTTTGGCCTGTACTCACCATTTCAactattttctttccaaGGAATAGGTTACTCATGCCAGGAGTTCCtcaaaaaatccaaattggaaacaatttcaaaggaggcaaaagaattgatatatttgataCTTAGACTTTTTGATATGGTTTTTGCCCACATTAGTGAGGGAAAGATTTCGGTTGTACACCCATTAGAGAATTACTtcaaaagtaaaaaaattaatttgcCCTCAAATGATATGGGACTCACATATTCATCAGAATCTAACGGAGGCGCATTCGAAACTAAATCTTTAGTGACCTATCTGTTGAATGAGCTAcctgaaaattttattcagGCTTCTTCAGGCATTCCGCTGAAGTCATTATTGGAGATGCTTGGTGATAATTTTGCTATGTTCAAAATTATACTCAATATGTACTATGCGTTGAGGactgaatttgataaatttatgGTTGATATGACATCTACGCTGAAATCTTCGCCTACTTACGTATTCAGCTCGGAAGAAAATGAACGTTTACTGATGTACTTGAAACaggaagaaataataaaaacATTATCCTATACATACTTTAACTGTACTTTGTACACTTTTTTCAGTTCACTAGGAAACTTTGACTATTTGGAAGAATTACTTCGttttatttcaataaaggCTTGGTCGAGAGATCACTTCTCAATGGGTCCTATACTTGAATTTGCTATTGATAAGGCTATACAGACCGGTTTATCACGTTGGGAATTTTATGTCGGCCTAGATGAGGAAGTTGcagaaagaagaagaaaaatctgGTGGtctttattttgtaaagaaaaaaggCTGGCCCTAAAACTCGGGTCACCTTCAAAGGTAAATGATAGCCTAGTAAACTGTCTATTGCCAAAATGTTTTCGGGATGCCGGTTTCCTAGATTCTAGggaatttcttgaaaatgttaatcatgtttcaagaaattctgTTTTTGATAGCATGGACATTACCAATTTAGCAATGTATGGGGAAGCCGCTAGTTTACTGATATCAAGTCGATGTAGTGAAGACATATTATTCTCTGAACGTTACACATCGATTCGAAACTCTTCACAACCGCCGTTGGTGAAGATTAAATTATTCGAAGAGATTATAGTTAAGGTAAATGAAGTTAAATGTCAATTATTGGCTGTTAAAAATCAAACTTCACGATTGTTAGATATTGTGTTATCTTCAAACCAGTCTGTTCAAGAGCTCCTTCCAAGAGAGGAATTTGATGCAGCTGTTTCTACTACTCTATTGTATGAATACATTTTTGTCAGAATTGTTTCTAGTGTAGATAATCTGGAAGCTAGATTGGCTTCAAAACCCTATACACAATTCCAATCAGCTTACGTACAGAATTCGTATAATGAGATTCTAGCAAGCTGGCGGAAAATGAGCAGTATGCTGTTGAATATAAAGGATAACTATACATGcagtaaatttttctttatttacTGTACTGCAACGGTCCTTGTGATGAACAAGTCGATTGACTTGAGTGAAAAAATGACTGTCGAGGACATTTTCTCCCTTCTGAGAATATGTGATAAATTTCGAGGTTTTAGAATATTTACTAGCAATGAGCAAGAGAAACAAATTTCTGAAAGtgtatttttcaaagaattctGCAGAAGTGTATCCTGTATCGTTTTAGCCGCAAGATTAGCGGTGCTAAGATACTGTAAGGCGAATAAGTTTGCCGCTGAAACATTGATCAAGGAATTCCAGGATCGCTGGCCTGAACTAGCAGTGGTACCTGGTGAGGTTATGAATACGAAATCAAAGGCGTAcaaatatcttttaaaacCTGTAGAACAGTCTGGTTTTCACCTCAAAGTCCGCAAAATGCTGGAAGCAAATTTTAATGACTCGAAGAACTTGGAGCAGAAAAATCATTCAGAGAGCGTAGGGCAGTTATCTTCACCAAATGAGGATATCGCCTTAAAAGACACTAAATCCAATAAAGGAAATGCGGCACGGACGATTTCCTCGACTAGAAGTGCATCTTTCAATCCTTCGATAGATTGTTTGATGAATTCTAatacaaatgaaaatactGGTTTCGAAAGTGATGCTACTTATCAGGCACAGGAAAAAATGAACCCCCTAGAGCTGAACACCGATTTTTCGAGTTTTAATCTGGGTACACTTGATGAATTTGTTAATACAGATATGGAAAGTCTGTATAACGTTTTATGGAGCGATTTATATCCTGATGCCTTTTAG
- the PUF4 gene encoding Puf4p (similar to Saccharomyces cerevisiae PUF4 (YGL014W); ancestral locus Anc_4.114) has product MTSEPLKDGDTKSSSVDPVVTQTINAALEQLNLDAIDNPIIDAAAEKKEEGNANSRTEVFASNIPPPHMVGMSFVPYSQMMPMPHQPGFFPPPEFQDSVTDSRNHIMFNGSNSSVGIVHSPNFMSDPRNMNPYNNHMLSKDPLWPGSGNMGDSFQIFPDNSAILEDNMPNDGSGGAALAFRRQTFHAISTNDLIPNKAQDENSSTEPKGSVGSKSNKLGSVSNVGSKTRTQSTSIQGSDRDALFLQPPSAKAKDSNSNGDNEDESSKLKDMNNLNTYSAAYPYGGPLLHPNPIMTEAGAHSGNPPFGMPSPFLGRFEYGSPFHSFSPVLGGPNPALHPKSPISHIPPSPIQLGPGHDMMPNVGPIPDKDGNLVRNGEEMAGIPMGPPQHFAAMMQQGGSPPPWLYGTPPFNGMIPSPQHPHPPINSPHRKNQRGQGSRGNHFGTRGNKFGRNGGNHSYFYNNTVRERNMEGNSRYIDATLDQFIGNIYSLCKDQHGCRFLQKQLDVLGKYAADAIFEETKDHTIELMTDSFGNYLIQKLIERVTTEQRIEIAKIASPEFVDIALNSHGTRALQKLIECISTAEEANIIIEALKPAVVRLSMDLNGNHVVQKCLEKLEPKDFQFIFDLAIGDCIDIATHRHGCCVLQRCLDHGTKEQTTSLCDQLLTNLDKLTLDPFGNYVVQYILTKEAEKQDYEYTYKIVNLLKPKLAELSLHKFGSNVIEKLLKTNVVSESIIAELVKEDGKSDIESLLNDSYGNYVLQTALDISHEKNEYLYGTLSALVTPLLVGPIRNTPHGKRIISMLNLEQ; this is encoded by the coding sequence ATGACGTCTGAACCATTAAAGGATGGAGATACCAAATCTTCCTCCGTTGACCCAGTTGTAACCCAAACTATCAATGCTGCCTTAGAACAGTTAAATTTGGATGCCATCGATAATCCTATTATAGATGCCGCggcagaaaaaaaagaagaaggcaATGCAAATTCAAGAACTGAAGTCTTTGCTTCCAACATACCCCCTCCTCATATGGTTGGCATGAGTTTTGTTCCATATTCCCAAATGATGCCAATGCCTCATCAACCAGGTTTTTTTCCACCTCCAGAATTTCAAGATTCAGTCACTGATTCTAGAAACCATATTATGTTTAATGGATCTAACTCTAGCGTTGGCATTGTCCATTCACCAAATTTCATGTCAGATCCAAGAAATATGAACCCATATAATAACCATATGCTATCAAAAGACCCTTTATGGCCAGGTTCTGGTAATATGGGCGATAGTTTCCAAATTTTCCCTGATAACTCGGCCATTCTGGAAGATAATATGCCAAACGATGGTTCTGGTGGTGCTGCTTTAGCTTTTAGAAGACAAACTTTCCATGCCATTTCTACTAATGATCTAATCCCCAACAAAGctcaagatgaaaatagCAGTACTGAACCAAAGGGTTCCGTAGGCTCTAAATCGAACAAGTTGGGTTCCGTATCTAACGTTGGTTCAAAGACTAGAACTCAGTCAACTTCTATTCAGGGATCTGATAGAGACGCCTTGTTTTTACAACCACCTTCTGCCAAAGCTAAAGATTCAAACTCAAACGGTGACAATGAAGATGAGAGTTCCAAATTAAAGGACATGAATAACCTAAACACCTATTCTGCAGCATACCCCTACGGAGGCCCTCTTTTACATCCGAACCCTATTATGACAGAGGCTGGAGCACACAGTGGAAACCCTCCATTCGGCATGCCTTCTCCATTTCTTGGCAGGTTCGAATATGGCTCTCCGTTCCATTCTTTTTCACCTGTCTTGGGTGGACCAAATCCTGCTCTACATCCAAAATCTCCAATTTCACATATTCCCCCTTCTCCAATTCAATTGGGACCAGGCCATGATATGATGCCAAATGTAGGCCCAATACCCGATAAAGATGGTAATCTAGTGAGAAATGGTGAGGAAATGGCAGGAATACCAATGGGACCTCCACAACATTTTGCTGCAATGATGCAGCAAGGCGGTAGCCCACCACCTTGGCTATATGGCACGCCTCCATTTAATGGCATGATTCCATCGCCACAGCACCCTCATCCTCCAATCAATAGTCCTCACCGTAAGAACCAAAGAGGTCAAGGTAGTAGAGGTAATCATTTCGGAACTAGAGGAAACAAGTTTGGTAGAAATGGTGGCAATCACTCTTATTTCTATAATAACACGGTCCGCGAGCGTAACATGGAGGGAAACTCCAGGTACATTGATGCCACTCTAGATCAATTCATTGGTAATATTTATTCTCTTTGTAAAGACCAACATGGCTGTAGATTTCTACAGAAGCAACTTGATGTCCTAGGAAAATATGCTGCTGATGCAATCTTTGAAGAGACAAAAGATCATACAATTGAACTGATGACTGACTCCTTCGGTAACtatttgattcaaaaattgattgaaagAGTTACCACTGAACAAAGAATCGAAATTGCCAAGATTGCATCTCCAGAGTTCGTTGATATCGCCCTAAACTCCCACGGTACAAGAGCgcttcaaaaattaatcGAATGTATCAGTACAGCAGAAGAAgctaatattattattgagGCTTTAAAGCCAGCTGTTGTAAGGCTAAGCATGGATCTGAATGGTAACCATGTGGTACAAAAATGTTTGGAAAAGTTGGAGCCAAAAGACTTccaatttatttttgatttagcTATTGGAGACTGTATCGATATTGCTACACATAGACATGGTTGTTGTGTTCTACAACGTTGTCTGGATCATGGTACTAAGGAACAGACAACTAGTCTATGCGATCAACTTTTGACCAATCTTGACAAATTAACATTGGATCCTTTTGGTAATTACGTAGTACAGTACATCCTGACAAAGGAAGCCGAGAAACAAGACTATGAGTACACGTATAAGATTGTGAATCTTTTGAAGCCAAAATTGGCTGAACTTTCTTTACACAAGTTTGGTTCTAATGTCATTGAAAAGCTTTTGAAGACTAATGTTGTTTCAGAAAGTATTATAGCAGAATTGGTAAAAGAAGATGGCAAGTCCGATATCGAATCGTTATTAAATGATAGTTATGGTAATTATGTTTTACAGACTGCTTTAGATATTTCTcatgaaaagaatgaatATCTATATGGCACCCTCAGTGCACTTGTGACACCTTTATTAGTCGGCCCAATTAGAAATACTCCCCACGGGAAGAGGATTATCAGTATGTTAAATTTAGAACAGTGA